The nucleotide sequence CGCTTGTAAAACAGTAGATATGACTGTGCTAAATGATGTGCCCTTTTGCTATACCAACAACAAAAGGCAGTAGTGAATAGCTTCCGGTTCCATTTTAAAAAAGATAGATACAAATAGACAATCAATATTACCATCCTCATATAGAAAGTAAGCACCCAAGAAAAGAAACACCCTAATCTTCTTCTATTATATGTACCCCAAAGAGATTACTAAAAATCTCTTTTACTTTTATAAAATCACTTTGTCGTATGGCTAAATGTAGCACACAGTTTTCAGTGAGCAGTTGATGACTGATAGAGAGGTTCTGCTCTTTTACTACCCGCATTACTTTGTTCATCAGTGGATATTCAAAACTGATGATGAGTTCCTCGGTAATGAGCTTTTCTACAATTTCTACTTCTTGCAAGGTGAGCTGAGCAGTAGTTTTGTAAGCCTGCACCAATCCGCCTACCCCTAATTTAATCCCTCCGAAATAGCGCACTACTACCACCAGTACATTAGTAAGCTCAAATGACTGTATTTGTCCATA is from Capnocytophaga ochracea DSM 7271 and encodes:
- a CDS encoding IMPACT family protein, which gives rise to MDTYKTIVTSVEEVIFKEKSSKFLGYAFPITSEEEIKAHLEAVKKAHFSARHWCYAWQLGYGTTQRYRTNDDGEPNNTAGIPIYGQIQSFELTNVLVVVVRYFGGIKLGVGGLVQAYKTTAQLTLQEVEIVEKLITEELIISFEYPLMNKVMRVVKEQNLSISHQLLTENCVLHLAIRQSDFIKVKEIFSNLFGVHIIEED